The following coding sequences lie in one Thermosulfuriphilus ammonigenes genomic window:
- a CDS encoding methyl-accepting chemotaxis protein gives MIVLILVNSLCFVAVYLWGFDRLIRLYRGQLFEMIDNIAQISVTSAVDSLRKGNMKTFEHLLQTVAGQRGIKELSLIDAGGTVLYSSNRKKVGQNYQDLLKAFAPSGEVFMVSEDLARIIPVETTTYCLRCHSDWRAGEVNSYFLVAYSGRVLEAATALRRQGLELTVGLLVLLMLLSWLVFRGAIERPLATFYQGVKEISRGNLGHRFQIRGRDEMARMAAYLNELVENLGKHLLGVAEKATAVARSTETVVKEAEGMAQIAEIQEDKAQKAQEASKRIEQVATEASAAEKAVQRATEVIVSGREVVQRVGKGVANLSQAIVDIHGNMDHLHQLSGQIGSIIQTIREIAEQTNLLALNATIEAARAGEAGKGFAVVAGEVKDLSLRTHKATEEIENILSSLQKEVASGVELMDRSVREAEAGQGLVAEIETFFQKVAEEISLIKEAIRNVEEVSQEVARLAREDLGDIHQAALKNKEVVSGLQKISSELKAAVGDLEEMVATTRRNLRLN, from the coding sequence ATGATTGTTCTGATCCTTGTTAACTCCCTTTGTTTCGTAGCCGTTTATCTCTGGGGTTTTGATCGCCTGATCCGGCTTTATAGAGGACAACTTTTCGAGATGATAGACAATATTGCCCAGATAAGCGTTACCAGCGCCGTGGACTCCCTGCGTAAGGGCAACATGAAGACCTTCGAACATCTTCTGCAAACAGTGGCCGGTCAGAGGGGCATAAAGGAACTTTCTTTGATAGATGCTGGGGGGACTGTACTCTACTCCTCAAACCGGAAAAAGGTTGGCCAAAACTATCAGGATCTCCTGAAGGCTTTTGCTCCCTCAGGTGAAGTCTTTATGGTCTCTGAAGATCTGGCTCGTATTATTCCAGTAGAGACGACAACCTACTGTCTTCGTTGTCATTCTGATTGGCGGGCAGGGGAGGTGAACTCCTACTTTTTGGTGGCCTACAGCGGCCGGGTTCTCGAGGCGGCTACGGCCTTAAGAAGACAAGGCCTGGAGCTTACTGTAGGCCTGCTTGTTCTTTTGATGCTTCTATCGTGGCTGGTCTTCCGTGGGGCCATTGAAAGACCTCTGGCCACCTTTTATCAGGGGGTGAAAGAGATCTCCCGGGGCAATCTTGGTCATCGTTTTCAGATCCGCGGCCGGGACGAGATGGCCCGCATGGCTGCGTATCTCAATGAGCTGGTGGAGAATCTGGGGAAACATCTGCTGGGGGTGGCAGAGAAGGCTACGGCTGTGGCTCGTAGCACAGAGACGGTGGTGAAGGAGGCCGAGGGAATGGCCCAAATTGCTGAGATCCAGGAAGACAAGGCCCAGAAGGCCCAGGAGGCCTCAAAGAGGATAGAACAGGTAGCTACGGAGGCCTCAGCGGCGGAAAAGGCTGTCCAGAGGGCCACCGAGGTTATTGTCTCGGGTCGAGAGGTTGTCCAGCGGGTGGGAAAGGGCGTGGCCAACCTGAGTCAGGCTATAGTGGATATCCACGGAAACATGGACCACCTCCATCAACTCTCCGGTCAGATTGGCTCTATTATCCAGACTATCAGGGAAATAGCCGAGCAGACCAACCTTCTGGCCCTAAACGCCACCATTGAGGCCGCCCGGGCCGGGGAGGCCGGCAAGGGCTTTGCCGTGGTGGCCGGCGAAGTAAAAGATCTCTCCCTGAGAACTCATAAGGCCACCGAAGAGATTGAAAACATTCTCTCCAGCCTTCAGAAAGAGGTGGCCTCTGGAGTGGAGCTCATGGACAGGAGCGTTAGAGAGGCCGAAGCCGGTCAGGGCTTGGTGGCCGAGATTGAGACTTTCTTTCAAAAGGTGGCCGAGGAGATCAGCCTCATAAAAGAGGCCATTCGTAATGTGGAAGAGGTCAGCCAAGAAGTGGCCAGACTGGCCCGTGAGGATCTGGGAGACATCCACCAAGCGGCCCTTAAAAACAAAGAAGTAGTTTCCGGGCTTCAGAAGATCTCCTCTGAGCTTAAGGCAGCGGTAGGTGACCTTGAGGAAATGGTGGCTACTACCAGAAGAAACCTCAGGCTGAATTGA
- the folE2 gene encoding GTP cyclohydrolase FolE2: MTELKDVQSQPDFRRIEIDKVGIKDIRYPITVLDRGQGTQQTVASINMYVDLPHHFKGTHMSRFVEILNEYRREINIKNIDRILREMRERLSAKVAHIEIAFPYFIEKMAPVTKTPGLMEYFCCIYGSSGEHWRDLVLEVHVPVTTVCPCSLEISCQGAHNQRGIVRVRIRFKRFFWIEDLVEIVEDCASCEVYSVLKRPDEKFVTEKAFRRPMFVEDVVRAVCERLMEHPEITWFSVEAENFESIHNHSAYAFIERRKTPPKSENGP, translated from the coding sequence CTGACGGAGCTTAAAGACGTCCAAAGCCAGCCGGACTTCCGAAGAATTGAAATCGACAAGGTTGGCATTAAGGACATCCGCTACCCGATAACTGTCCTTGACCGGGGCCAGGGCACCCAGCAGACCGTGGCCTCTATCAACATGTATGTGGATCTGCCCCACCATTTTAAGGGAACCCACATGAGCCGGTTCGTGGAGATCCTCAATGAGTACCGCCGAGAGATAAACATCAAGAACATCGACCGTATCCTCCGAGAGATGCGGGAACGTCTCTCGGCCAAGGTGGCCCATATTGAGATCGCCTTTCCCTACTTCATTGAGAAGATGGCCCCGGTGACCAAGACCCCGGGGCTGATGGAATACTTCTGCTGTATCTACGGCTCAAGCGGGGAACACTGGCGGGACCTGGTCCTTGAAGTCCACGTTCCGGTGACTACAGTCTGCCCCTGTTCTTTGGAGATCTCCTGCCAGGGGGCCCATAACCAGCGGGGAATTGTTCGGGTGAGGATCAGATTCAAGCGCTTCTTTTGGATCGAGGACCTGGTAGAAATCGTTGAAGACTGTGCCTCTTGTGAGGTCTACTCGGTGCTTAAGCGCCCCGACGAGAAGTTTGTTACCGAGAAGGCCTTCAGACGGCCCATGTTCGTCGAAGATGTAGTCCGGGCCGTCTGCGAGCGTCTGATGGAACACCCAGAAATCACCTGGTTCTCTGTAGAGGCCGAAAACTTTGAATCTATACACAATCATTCGGCCTATGCCTTCATCGAGAGACGGAAGACTCCCCCTAAATCTGAGAACGGGCCTTAA
- the thiD gene encoding bifunctional hydroxymethylpyrimidine kinase/phosphomethylpyrimidine kinase — MLKVLTIAGSDSGGGAGIQADLKVFATLEAYGMSVVTAVTAQNTRGVWGYEAVAAPLVERQLEAVLEDIGAQAAKTGMLAESNIIKAVVKGLRRHSVPIVVVDPVLVAKGGARLLAAEAEETLKSELFPLATVITPNIPEAEALLGAKIETLPQMAEAARRLKDFGPQAVIIKGGHLSGPPTDIIFDGQRIDEIPGERVTGAVGHGTGCTFSAALTVYLAKGLPLLEAAKKAKEFVTLALKAAPRVGHGISPTDPLIWSRRERERFYVLEALLSAAEILCRHPSRPLVPEVQINLGYALPLAQNPEEVAAFPGRIVGFKEGVRVVAPPEFGASRHVANIILTTMRYSPEHRAAMNIRYDETYISRARKMGLKVVEFSRADEPPAIKKREGSTLSWGVAWAIEHLQDIPDIIFDRGDVGKEPMIRLLGRRPEELVSLALSLAGLNSA; from the coding sequence ATGCTTAAGGTCCTCACTATCGCCGGATCAGACTCCGGGGGTGGTGCCGGTATCCAGGCAGACCTTAAAGTCTTTGCCACCCTTGAAGCCTACGGGATGAGCGTGGTCACCGCTGTCACTGCCCAGAATACCCGGGGAGTATGGGGCTACGAGGCGGTAGCGGCCCCTTTGGTGGAGAGGCAGCTGGAAGCGGTCCTTGAAGATATTGGAGCTCAGGCAGCCAAAACAGGGATGTTGGCCGAAAGCAATATCATAAAGGCCGTCGTAAAAGGGCTGAGGAGGCACTCTGTGCCTATTGTGGTGGTAGATCCGGTTCTGGTGGCCAAGGGTGGAGCCAGACTGCTGGCGGCCGAGGCAGAAGAGACTCTTAAGAGCGAGCTCTTCCCCCTGGCTACGGTGATCACCCCCAACATCCCCGAGGCCGAGGCCCTTTTGGGGGCCAAGATAGAAACTCTCCCCCAGATGGCTGAGGCCGCCCGGAGACTGAAAGATTTCGGCCCCCAGGCGGTAATCATAAAAGGCGGACATCTTAGCGGCCCGCCGACAGACATTATCTTCGATGGTCAGAGAATAGATGAAATCCCCGGGGAGCGGGTCACAGGGGCGGTCGGCCATGGAACGGGATGCACCTTCTCAGCTGCCCTCACCGTATATCTGGCCAAGGGGCTTCCCCTCCTTGAGGCGGCCAAAAAAGCCAAGGAGTTTGTCACCCTGGCCCTTAAGGCCGCTCCTCGTGTTGGCCACGGTATCTCCCCTACGGACCCCCTTATCTGGAGCCGCCGGGAGAGGGAGCGCTTTTATGTCCTGGAGGCCCTGCTCTCAGCCGCTGAAATCCTCTGCCGGCATCCCTCGCGCCCCCTGGTTCCGGAGGTACAGATAAACTTGGGCTATGCCCTGCCACTGGCCCAAAACCCAGAGGAGGTAGCCGCCTTTCCGGGAAGAATCGTCGGTTTTAAGGAAGGAGTCCGGGTGGTGGCCCCACCAGAGTTTGGAGCCTCCAGACACGTGGCCAACATTATCCTTACCACCATGAGATACTCCCCGGAACATCGGGCGGCCATGAATATCCGCTATGATGAAACCTATATCTCCCGGGCCCGAAAGATGGGGCTCAAGGTCGTTGAGTTTTCCCGGGCCGATGAGCCCCCGGCAATCAAGAAAAGGGAGGGATCAACCCTCTCCTGGGGGGTGGCCTGGGCCATAGAACACCTTCAGGACATTCCAGATATCATTTTTGACCGTGGTGATGTGGGCAAAGAGCCAATGATCCGACTTCTGGGACGCCGTCCCGAGGAGCTGGTTTCCCTGGCCCTCTCTCTGGCTGGTCTCAATTCAGCCTGA
- a CDS encoding hydrogenase small subunit, whose translation MKDKLFNRREFLKFCGHLALTFCGSAALGPDFAEAFIRIARKEVPVIWLTGQACSGDSVSLVYGDSPSLVPILTSLVDLKFHPVLSVAQGELVLKIIDEMRSQGGFVLCFEGAIPSGMPEACTVAERPLTDILKEVIEAAAAIIACGTCASYGGIPGANPETGAVSVFDFVKKEGLGKPVVRIPGCPMNSVRFAGTVAYFVAYGKLPPLDKDNRPLMYYEDIIHHNCQRYQYFVQDTYATDYNQKKFCLFRLGCRGPVTYADCPLRRWNKGTSWCVNANTPCVGCAHQRWPWDREGGIYPDPAKIIVETKT comes from the coding sequence ATGAAGGATAAGTTATTTAATCGACGGGAATTCCTTAAATTCTGTGGACACCTGGCCCTTACCTTCTGCGGAAGTGCGGCCTTGGGGCCCGATTTCGCAGAGGCCTTTATCCGGATCGCTCGCAAGGAGGTTCCCGTTATCTGGCTTACGGGACAGGCCTGCTCTGGAGACAGTGTCTCTCTGGTCTATGGAGATTCGCCGTCTTTAGTCCCTATCCTGACCAGCCTGGTGGATCTTAAGTTTCACCCGGTCCTTTCCGTGGCTCAGGGAGAGTTGGTCTTGAAGATAATAGACGAGATGCGTTCTCAGGGCGGCTTTGTGCTCTGCTTTGAGGGGGCCATCCCCAGCGGAATGCCTGAGGCTTGTACCGTAGCCGAACGTCCCCTGACTGACATCCTCAAGGAGGTCATCGAGGCCGCAGCAGCAATAATTGCTTGTGGTACCTGCGCCTCTTATGGAGGCATTCCGGGAGCTAACCCTGAGACTGGGGCCGTGTCTGTCTTTGATTTTGTGAAGAAAGAGGGGCTCGGTAAGCCGGTGGTTCGGATCCCGGGCTGCCCTATGAACTCCGTTAGATTTGCCGGCACGGTAGCCTATTTTGTGGCCTACGGAAAGCTTCCCCCTCTGGATAAAGACAATCGCCCTCTTATGTACTATGAAGACATCATCCACCATAACTGCCAGCGTTATCAATACTTTGTTCAGGACACTTACGCCACCGATTACAATCAGAAAAAGTTCTGCCTCTTCCGTCTGGGTTGTCGAGGGCCGGTTACCTATGCCGACTGCCCCTTGAGACGCTGGAATAAGGGAACTTCCTGGTGTGTTAATGCCAACACCCCCTGTGTAGGCTGTGCCCATCAGAGGTGGCCTTGGGATCGGGAGGGAGGGATCTACCCTGATCCGGCCAAAATTATCGTCGAAACCAAGACTTAG
- a CDS encoding AAA family ATPase, giving the protein MKIAIAGKGGVGKSTISAFIIEALLEAGRRVLAIDADPSPHLARLLGFPEAEAIVPIAEMTDLLEERTGKEGAFYLLNPKVDDLPERFMLRRGPLSLMVVGAIRKGGGGCACPENTVLRNLINLLVFGAQEDLVLDMEAGVEHLGRGTLAGVDHLLVVVQPYQGSLETAAKIARLAEDLGLAPPLYLANATTDEADVAFIKEGLGVEPFGVFPYDPAVRRAERAGEPIAKSSPLLLQVAKEVVKKLADGA; this is encoded by the coding sequence ATGAAGATAGCTATTGCCGGAAAAGGCGGTGTAGGGAAATCCACCATCTCGGCCTTTATTATTGAGGCCCTTCTTGAGGCTGGCCGGCGTGTACTGGCCATAGATGCTGATCCCAGCCCCCATCTGGCCAGACTTTTAGGCTTCCCCGAGGCCGAGGCCATTGTTCCTATCGCCGAGATGACCGACCTACTTGAGGAACGCACCGGTAAAGAAGGGGCCTTTTATCTTCTAAACCCCAAGGTAGATGATCTTCCGGAGCGCTTCATGCTCCGCCGGGGCCCTTTGAGCCTCATGGTTGTCGGGGCCATTCGCAAGGGGGGCGGAGGATGTGCTTGTCCTGAGAATACGGTTCTTAGAAATCTTATTAATCTCCTGGTCTTTGGCGCCCAGGAAGACCTGGTCCTGGATATGGAGGCCGGGGTGGAACATCTTGGCCGGGGGACCTTGGCTGGAGTAGATCATCTCCTGGTAGTCGTCCAGCCCTATCAGGGAAGTCTGGAGACAGCGGCCAAGATTGCTCGCCTGGCCGAAGACCTTGGCCTGGCCCCACCGCTTTATCTCGCCAACGCTACAACCGATGAGGCCGATGTGGCCTTTATAAAAGAAGGTCTGGGAGTCGAACCCTTTGGAGTTTTTCCGTATGATCCGGCGGTAAGGCGGGCTGAGAGAGCCGGAGAGCCGATAGCCAAAAGCAGCCCGCTGCTCCTTCAGGTAGCCAAGGAGGTTGTAAAGAAACTTGCTGACGGAGCTTAA
- the thiC gene encoding phosphomethylpyrimidine synthase ThiC, which produces MTLKERTQKGEIPPIVEVCARDEGIPADELRELIAQGRAVIPANNRFELKSPRAIGAGLRTKINANIGTSKDRPEIEPELEKLEVALKAGADAIMDLSTGGPINEIRQEIRQRCPVPLGTVPIYQAAVEAVEEKKKPIVEMTVDEIFAAIERHAQDGVDFMTVHCGVTRAVLERLSHKERILGVVSRGGSFLVEWMVYNQKENPLYEHFDDLLAIAKQYEVTLSLGDGIRPGCLADATDGPQIQELIILGELTLRAWEAGVQVMIEGPGHVPLDQVKANVLLEKRLCHGAPFYVLGPLVLDIAPGYDHIGCAIGGAVAAAAGADFLCYVTPAEHLRLPTVEDVREGVIAARIAAHAADIVKGVPGAFEKDIAMARARARLDWEAQIELSLDPERAKRFRKEGGVSPGRACTMCGEYCAIKVYHRARKKTFFPRG; this is translated from the coding sequence ATGACTCTAAAAGAACGCACCCAAAAAGGAGAAATCCCCCCTATTGTCGAGGTCTGTGCCCGAGATGAGGGTATTCCAGCCGATGAGCTAAGAGAGCTCATTGCCCAGGGGCGGGCCGTTATCCCCGCTAACAACCGATTTGAACTTAAAAGTCCCCGGGCCATCGGAGCCGGTCTGAGGACCAAGATCAACGCTAATATCGGCACATCCAAAGACCGGCCAGAAATTGAACCCGAGCTTGAAAAGCTTGAGGTAGCCCTTAAAGCGGGGGCCGACGCCATTATGGATCTCTCCACCGGCGGCCCTATTAACGAGATCCGCCAAGAAATCCGTCAACGTTGCCCGGTACCTCTGGGGACAGTCCCCATCTATCAGGCTGCTGTGGAGGCCGTAGAAGAGAAGAAAAAGCCCATTGTCGAGATGACGGTGGATGAAATCTTTGCCGCCATTGAACGACACGCCCAGGATGGGGTGGACTTTATGACCGTCCATTGTGGGGTCACCCGAGCCGTACTCGAAAGGCTCTCCCACAAGGAACGGATCCTCGGGGTGGTCTCCCGGGGAGGATCCTTTTTAGTGGAATGGATGGTCTATAACCAGAAGGAAAATCCCCTATATGAGCATTTTGATGACCTTCTGGCCATTGCCAAACAGTACGAGGTCACCCTTTCGCTGGGAGACGGCATTCGCCCCGGTTGTTTGGCTGACGCCACCGATGGCCCTCAAATCCAGGAGCTAATAATCCTTGGAGAACTCACCTTAAGGGCCTGGGAGGCTGGAGTTCAGGTAATGATCGAAGGCCCTGGGCATGTCCCCCTTGATCAGGTCAAAGCCAATGTCCTCCTGGAAAAACGTCTCTGTCATGGAGCCCCCTTTTACGTCTTGGGCCCCTTGGTCCTGGATATTGCCCCCGGTTATGATCATATCGGCTGCGCCATTGGAGGAGCGGTAGCCGCCGCCGCTGGGGCTGACTTCCTCTGCTATGTCACTCCAGCCGAACACCTCCGGCTCCCCACGGTAGAGGATGTCCGCGAGGGAGTTATTGCCGCCCGAATTGCTGCCCACGCTGCCGACATCGTCAAGGGTGTTCCTGGAGCCTTTGAGAAGGACATCGCCATGGCCCGGGCCAGAGCCAGACTGGACTGGGAGGCCCAGATAGAACTCTCTCTGGATCCAGAACGGGCCAAACGTTTTCGCAAGGAGGGAGGTGTCTCCCCGGGCCGGGCTTGCACCATGTGCGGTGAATATTGTGCCATCAAGGTCTATCATCGGGCGCGCAAAAAAACCTTCTTTCCCAGGGGTTAA